In one window of Constrictibacter sp. MBR-5 DNA:
- a CDS encoding cytochrome c oxidase subunit 3, translated as MADSHAAGHSEPKHPYHLVDPSPWPFVGALSGGVFATGMVIYMHGGTWLLAALGVLMIVTTMFGWWRSVLRESFAGYHNPVVAIGLRYGMVLFIASEVMFFAAFFWAFFHAALYPTEATGGVWPPEGVEVFHAFEVPFLNTLVLLLSGCTVTWAHHALLEGNRKGLIQGLACTVALGLFFSSLQALEYYEATFGFKDGIYSSTFYMATGFHGFHVIVGTIFLAVCLFRAMKGHFTPEQHFGFEAAAWYWHFVDVVWLFLFIFVYWYFGA; from the coding sequence ATGGCAGACAGCCACGCCGCAGGGCACAGCGAACCCAAACATCCCTACCACCTCGTCGACCCGAGCCCGTGGCCGTTCGTGGGCGCCCTGTCGGGCGGCGTCTTCGCCACCGGCATGGTCATCTACATGCATGGCGGCACGTGGTTGCTGGCGGCGCTCGGCGTGCTGATGATCGTCACGACGATGTTCGGCTGGTGGCGCAGCGTCCTGCGCGAATCCTTCGCCGGCTACCACAATCCCGTCGTCGCCATCGGCCTGCGCTACGGCATGGTGCTGTTCATCGCCTCCGAGGTGATGTTCTTCGCCGCCTTCTTCTGGGCCTTCTTCCACGCGGCGCTGTATCCGACCGAGGCGACCGGCGGCGTCTGGCCGCCCGAGGGCGTCGAGGTCTTCCACGCCTTCGAGGTGCCGTTCCTGAACACGCTGGTGCTGCTGCTGTCGGGCTGCACCGTGACCTGGGCCCACCACGCGCTGCTCGAGGGCAACCGCAAGGGGCTGATCCAGGGTCTGGCCTGTACCGTGGCGCTCGGCCTGTTCTTCAGCAGCCTTCAGGCGCTGGAGTATTACGAGGCGACCTTCGGCTTCAAGGACGGCATCTATTCGTCGACCTTCTACATGGCCACCGGCTTCCACGGCTTCCACGTCATCGTCGGCACGATCTTCCTCGCGGTCTGTCTGTTCCGTGCGATGAAAGGCCACTTCACCCCCGAGCAGCATTTCGGCTTCGAGGCCGCCGCTTGGTACTGGCACTTCGTCGACGTGGTCTGGCTGTTCCTCTTCATCTTCGTCTACTGGTACTTCGGCGCGTGA
- a CDS encoding nuclear transport factor 2 family protein, with protein sequence MFGFDTPREDHETIRRWFADWGACVASKDFDGARAYFDEAALGFGTWMDMVEGLDRLEAEQWRSIWPNIADFHHDTDTLRSAVSPDRLMATGMLIWTSTGFEQNGTPYARPGRTTAVLVRDAVDAPWRAIHTHVSLFRGVPQRSYGPL encoded by the coding sequence ATGTTCGGCTTCGACACGCCGCGCGAGGACCACGAGACCATCCGGCGCTGGTTCGCCGACTGGGGTGCGTGCGTCGCGTCGAAAGATTTCGATGGCGCCCGCGCCTATTTCGACGAAGCGGCCCTGGGCTTCGGCACCTGGATGGATATGGTCGAAGGGCTGGACCGGCTCGAGGCCGAGCAGTGGCGCAGCATCTGGCCGAACATCGCCGACTTCCACCACGACACCGACACGCTGCGCAGTGCCGTCTCGCCGGACCGGCTGATGGCGACCGGCATGCTGATCTGGACGTCGACCGGCTTCGAGCAGAACGGCACCCCCTACGCGCGGCCCGGCCGGACGACGGCTGTCCTGGTGCGCGATGCGGTCGACGCACCCTGGCGCGCGATCCACACGCACGTGTCGCTGTTCCGCGGCGTGCCGCAGCGGTCGTACGGACCGCTGTGA
- a CDS encoding heme o synthase: MVTEQRVVLTDGPPVSAMLALLKPRVMSLVVFTALTGMLLAPGHLHPVLALTAILCVAVGAGASGAINMWYDRDIDAVMTRTQSRPIPAGLVAPNEALGFGIVLAVGSVTVMGLAVNHVAAALLALTIAFYVFVYTMWLKRRTPQNIVIGGAAGAFPPMVGWAAVTGSISMESILLFALIFMWTPPHFWALALYRSGDYARAGVPMLPVVAGDRETRRQILIYSLILAPLGVAPALVGLAGWLYGGVAALLGAIFLLCAWRVWRETGERAARQLFRYSILYLFLLFAMLLVDGAVGRGI; the protein is encoded by the coding sequence ATGGTCACGGAGCAGCGGGTCGTCCTCACGGACGGCCCGCCCGTTTCGGCGATGCTGGCACTGCTGAAGCCGCGGGTGATGTCGCTCGTCGTCTTCACCGCGCTCACCGGGATGCTGCTGGCGCCGGGGCACCTGCATCCCGTCCTGGCGCTCACCGCTATCCTGTGCGTCGCGGTCGGCGCCGGCGCGTCCGGTGCGATCAACATGTGGTACGACCGCGACATCGACGCGGTCATGACCCGCACCCAGTCGCGGCCGATCCCGGCTGGTCTCGTCGCACCGAACGAGGCACTTGGCTTCGGGATCGTGCTGGCGGTCGGCTCGGTCACGGTGATGGGCCTCGCCGTCAATCACGTCGCGGCCGCCCTGCTGGCCCTGACCATCGCCTTCTACGTCTTCGTCTACACGATGTGGCTGAAGCGGCGCACGCCGCAGAACATCGTGATCGGCGGCGCGGCCGGCGCCTTCCCGCCGATGGTCGGTTGGGCCGCCGTCACCGGCAGCATCAGCATGGAATCGATCCTGCTGTTCGCCCTGATCTTCATGTGGACGCCGCCGCACTTCTGGGCGCTGGCGCTGTACCGCAGCGGCGACTATGCGCGGGCCGGCGTACCGATGCTGCCCGTCGTCGCAGGCGACCGGGAGACCCGGCGGCAGATCCTGATCTACAGCCTGATCCTGGCGCCTCTCGGGGTCGCCCCGGCCCTCGTCGGCCTCGCCGGCTGGCTCTATGGTGGCGTCGCCGCCCTGCTCGGCGCGATCTTCCTGCTCTGCGCATGGCGCGTCTGGCGCGAGACGGGCGAGCGCGCGGCGCGGCAGCTGTTCCGCTACTCGATCCTCTATCTGTTCCTGCTGTTCGCGATGCTGCTCGTCGACGGCGCCGTCGGCCGGGGGATCTGA
- a CDS encoding Spy/CpxP family protein refolding chaperone, whose protein sequence is MKRIYQVTALAGTILAGAGGLAFAAADHDGMRGERGRPGHHHMHKGGHGGGHGYHKVGYHKGGFGPGFSMRHIDGSLAFLKAELKITDAQEPQWQKVDAAIRSAADRMQSLRPDRGERGPKAEGAERGPRAERQERPQLNPVERLERMEKMASAASESAREVRTALAPLYDSMSEDQKETADKLLRRMPFRR, encoded by the coding sequence ATGAAGCGCATTTATCAGGTCACTGCACTGGCCGGCACCATCCTGGCCGGCGCCGGCGGGCTCGCCTTCGCCGCGGCCGACCACGACGGCATGCGCGGCGAGCGGGGCCGTCCCGGCCACCACCACATGCACAAGGGCGGCCATGGCGGCGGCCATGGCTATCACAAGGTCGGCTACCACAAGGGTGGCTTCGGCCCCGGCTTCTCGATGCGGCACATCGACGGCTCGCTCGCCTTCCTGAAGGCCGAGTTGAAGATCACCGACGCCCAGGAGCCGCAGTGGCAGAAGGTCGACGCAGCGATCCGCTCGGCGGCCGACCGCATGCAGTCCCTGCGCCCCGACCGCGGCGAGCGCGGACCCAAGGCCGAGGGTGCCGAGCGCGGCCCGCGGGCCGAGCGGCAGGAACGTCCGCAGCTGAACCCGGTCGAGCGCCTGGAGCGCATGGAGAAGATGGCGAGTGCGGCCAGCGAGAGCGCCCGCGAAGTCCGCACCGCGCTCGCACCGCTCTACGACTCCATGTCCGAGGACCAGAAGGAGACCGCCGACAAGCTGCTCCGCCGGATGCCGTTCCGCCGCTAA
- a CDS encoding cytochrome c oxidase assembly protein yields the protein MSAPESRRPIDSRNARVALPLVAIVAGMGMMAYASVPLYQLFCQVTGYGGTTQVAEATDGRVLDREMVIRFNADVNPALPWAFRPEQHEVRVKVGEQGLAFYRAENRSSRPIVGTAVYNVTPQKAGLYFSKIQCFCFTEQRLEPGESIDMPVTFFVDPAIAEDRNLDDVGTITLSYTFYPAPDAGQPKPDRPGARTASVVAGNGGG from the coding sequence ATGAGCGCGCCCGAGTCCCGTAGGCCGATCGACAGCCGCAACGCCCGCGTGGCGCTGCCGCTGGTCGCGATCGTCGCCGGCATGGGCATGATGGCCTACGCCTCGGTGCCGCTGTACCAGCTCTTCTGCCAGGTCACGGGCTATGGCGGCACCACCCAGGTGGCGGAAGCGACCGACGGCAGGGTGCTCGACCGCGAGATGGTCATCCGCTTCAACGCCGACGTGAACCCGGCGCTGCCCTGGGCCTTCCGGCCCGAGCAGCACGAGGTGCGCGTGAAGGTCGGCGAGCAGGGGCTCGCCTTCTACCGGGCGGAGAACCGGAGCAGCCGGCCCATCGTCGGCACGGCCGTCTACAACGTCACGCCGCAGAAGGCCGGGCTCTATTTCAGCAAGATCCAGTGCTTCTGCTTCACCGAGCAGCGCCTGGAGCCGGGCGAGAGCATCGACATGCCCGTCACCTTCTTCGTCGATCCGGCGATCGCCGAAGACCGCAATCTGGATGATGTCGGCACCATAACATTGTCGTATACCTTCTACCCCGCGCCGGACGCCGGCCAGCCGAAGCCTGATCGGCCCGGAGCGCGGACCGCCAGTGTCGTGGCCGGGAACGGCGGCGGCTGA
- a CDS encoding methyl-accepting chemotaxis protein, which produces MKKLSDYRISTKVFAIVGLLGAVVVGVAGVGVDALRQMNSAGNEIELAGDEMKSGMGLIVNALALNRAEFSLAANPSPEVVAEAEKAVAAERAAFSKRLEAVRASAGPRQLELLVDVEARWSEYAAELDDTLAVAKRVGGGVEIGESQKAILTSVQDSKAKATGLRNAVNEYVNFTGDKGAKISAEATATYEQVSLLLMVVSGIGLVLGIAVGFAISRYGVVAPIRRAIACLRSLAEGDLKVYIFGVGRRDEIGDVAETMKVFKENMLRTKEMEAQVVAQEARARDEQRRALHAMADTLEAGVGVAVQTITSAATELEAAAQTLTASLEETNAQAANVSAASTQASTNVETVATACEELATSVQEIGQQVAQSAQSADAAVASAGRTSDTVLQLSGAVERIGEVVGLINSIASQTNLLALNATIEAARAGEAGKGFAVVATEVKALATQTAKATEEISSQIQSVQRGTTDTATAIVEISRLVADNRETAAGIASAVEEQNAATQEIARNVQQAAQGTAEVNGAIAQVSQAAAEGGSASAQVLSSAQELAKTASELRAGVDTFLSQVRAA; this is translated from the coding sequence GTGAAGAAGCTTTCTGACTATCGAATTTCCACGAAGGTGTTCGCCATCGTCGGCCTGCTCGGCGCCGTCGTCGTGGGCGTCGCCGGCGTCGGCGTGGATGCGCTGAGGCAGATGAACAGCGCCGGGAACGAGATCGAACTGGCCGGTGACGAGATGAAATCGGGCATGGGCCTGATCGTGAACGCGCTGGCTTTGAACCGTGCGGAGTTCAGCTTGGCCGCCAATCCCTCGCCCGAGGTGGTGGCGGAGGCCGAGAAGGCCGTCGCAGCGGAACGCGCAGCGTTCAGCAAGCGGCTCGAAGCCGTGCGTGCCAGCGCCGGCCCACGCCAGCTGGAACTTCTCGTCGATGTCGAGGCACGCTGGAGCGAGTATGCCGCGGAACTCGACGACACACTTGCCGTCGCGAAGCGGGTGGGAGGTGGCGTCGAGATCGGCGAGAGCCAGAAGGCGATCCTGACATCGGTGCAGGACAGCAAGGCAAAGGCGACCGGGCTGCGCAATGCCGTCAACGAATACGTGAATTTTACCGGTGACAAGGGCGCGAAAATCTCTGCGGAGGCGACGGCGACCTACGAGCAGGTCAGCCTGCTTCTGATGGTCGTCTCGGGCATCGGCCTCGTGCTCGGCATCGCAGTGGGCTTCGCAATTTCTCGCTACGGCGTCGTCGCGCCCATCCGCCGGGCCATCGCCTGCCTGCGCAGCCTCGCCGAGGGCGACCTCAAGGTCTACATCTTCGGCGTCGGCCGCCGCGACGAGATCGGCGACGTCGCCGAGACGATGAAGGTTTTCAAGGAGAACATGCTGCGGACCAAGGAGATGGAGGCGCAGGTCGTCGCCCAGGAGGCGCGCGCCAGGGACGAGCAGCGCCGCGCCCTGCACGCCATGGCGGACACCCTTGAGGCGGGCGTCGGTGTCGCCGTGCAGACCATCACCTCGGCGGCGACCGAACTTGAGGCGGCGGCGCAGACGCTGACCGCGTCTCTCGAGGAGACGAACGCGCAGGCGGCGAACGTGTCGGCGGCGTCGACCCAGGCGTCGACCAACGTCGAGACGGTGGCGACGGCCTGCGAAGAACTGGCGACATCGGTCCAGGAGATCGGGCAGCAGGTCGCCCAGTCGGCTCAGTCGGCGGACGCTGCCGTCGCCAGCGCCGGACGGACCAGCGATACGGTGCTGCAGCTCAGCGGCGCCGTGGAGCGTATCGGCGAGGTCGTCGGCCTGATCAACTCGATCGCCAGCCAGACGAATCTCCTCGCGCTCAATGCGACGATCGAGGCGGCGCGCGCCGGCGAGGCGGGCAAGGGCTTCGCGGTCGTGGCGACCGAGGTGAAGGCGCTGGCCACCCAGACGGCGAAGGCGACGGAGGAGATTTCGTCGCAGATCCAGTCGGTCCAGCGCGGCACCACGGATACCGCCACGGCCATCGTCGAAATCTCCCGCCTAGTCGCCGACAATCGCGAGACGGCGGCAGGCATCGCCTCGGCCGTCGAGGAGCAGAACGCCGCCACGCAGGAGATCGCCCGCAACGTCCAGCAGGCTGCGCAGGGCACTGCGGAGGTGAACGGTGCGATCGCCCAGGTCAGTCAGGCGGCGGCCGAGGGCGGTTCGGCCTCGGCGCAGGTCCTGTCCAGCGCGCAGGAACTCGCGAAGACGGCGAGCGAACTCCGGGCCGGGGTCGACACCTTCCTGTCGCAGGTCCGTGCCGCCTGA
- a CDS encoding carboxypeptidase M32, with protein sequence MSAESYAELERRFARMSKVGGALGMLHWDQSVIMPAGGAEARGEQLATLRLIAHEMQTDPAVGDLLAAAEAADRLDPWQAANLRLMRRRYDHATAVPGRLVEALSRAVTRCETVWRTARADSDFPTLLPHLREVLDLTREAAVAKGERLGLAPYDALLDEFDPGRPAARIDAVFADLESWLPDLLSRILDRQGPPPLPTEGRFPVAAQRALGERMMRTLGFDFDRGRLDVSLHPFSGGVPDDSRITTRYDEDDYASALMGVLHETGHALYEQGLPKEWRYQPVGQDGGMAVHESQSLIIEMQACRSREFAGFVAPLLREAFGVDGEAWTPDNLYRANIRVAPGFIRVDADEVTYPAHIILRYRLEQALIGGSLDLADLPEAWGEGMEKLLGIRPPDDRRGCLQDIHWPDGAWGYFPSYTLGAMGAAQLFEAAQAAHPGLREAIGRGDFAPLVGWLREHVHARASFDGSADALLEHATGRPLDPASFRRHLERRYLG encoded by the coding sequence ATGAGCGCCGAGAGCTACGCCGAACTGGAACGCCGCTTCGCCCGCATGTCGAAGGTGGGCGGCGCGCTCGGGATGCTGCATTGGGACCAGTCGGTGATCATGCCGGCCGGCGGTGCGGAGGCCCGCGGCGAACAGCTCGCCACGCTGCGCCTGATTGCCCACGAAATGCAGACCGACCCTGCCGTCGGCGATCTGCTCGCCGCGGCGGAAGCCGCCGACCGGCTGGATCCGTGGCAGGCGGCGAACCTGCGCCTGATGCGGCGCCGCTACGACCATGCGACGGCCGTTCCCGGCCGGCTCGTCGAGGCGCTGTCGCGGGCCGTCACGCGCTGCGAGACGGTCTGGCGCACGGCGCGTGCCGACTCGGACTTCCCGACGCTGCTGCCGCATCTGCGCGAGGTGCTCGACCTGACCCGCGAGGCGGCGGTCGCCAAGGGCGAGCGGCTGGGCCTGGCGCCCTACGACGCGCTGCTCGACGAGTTCGACCCCGGCCGCCCGGCGGCGCGGATCGATGCGGTCTTCGCCGACCTGGAGAGTTGGCTGCCCGACCTGCTGTCGCGCATCCTCGACCGCCAGGGGCCGCCGCCGCTGCCGACCGAGGGGCGTTTCCCCGTTGCGGCGCAGCGCGCCCTGGGGGAGCGCATGATGCGCACCCTGGGATTCGACTTCGACCGTGGTCGCCTGGACGTCAGCCTCCACCCCTTCTCGGGCGGCGTGCCCGACGATTCGCGCATCACCACGCGCTACGATGAGGACGACTACGCCTCGGCGCTGATGGGGGTGCTGCACGAGACCGGACACGCGCTCTACGAACAGGGCCTCCCCAAGGAATGGCGCTATCAGCCCGTCGGCCAGGATGGCGGCATGGCGGTGCACGAGAGCCAGTCGCTGATCATCGAGATGCAGGCCTGCCGCAGCCGGGAATTTGCCGGCTTCGTGGCGCCGCTCCTGCGCGAGGCCTTCGGCGTCGACGGCGAGGCCTGGACGCCCGACAATCTCTACCGCGCCAACATCCGCGTGGCGCCCGGCTTCATCCGCGTCGACGCCGACGAGGTGACCTATCCGGCGCACATCATCCTGCGCTACCGGCTCGAGCAGGCGCTGATCGGCGGCAGCCTCGACCTCGCCGACCTGCCCGAGGCATGGGGCGAGGGCATGGAGAAGCTCCTCGGCATCCGCCCGCCCGACGACCGTCGCGGCTGCCTCCAGGACATCCACTGGCCCGACGGCGCCTGGGGCTATTTCCCCAGCTATACGCTGGGCGCGATGGGAGCGGCGCAGCTGTTCGAGGCGGCGCAGGCGGCGCATCCCGGCCTGCGCGAGGCGATCGGCCGCGGCGACTTCGCCCCGCTGGTCGGCTGGCTGCGCGAGCACGTCCATGCCCGCGCGTCGTTCGACGGATCGGCCGACGCCCTGCTCGAGCACGCCACCGGCCGGCCGCTCGACCCGGCCTCGTTCCGCCGCCACCTGGAGCGGCGCTACCTCGGCTGA
- a CDS encoding DUF983 domain-containing protein, giving the protein MSGAGHIENAPSSLQAALRCRCPRCGRGRLYDGFLTVRERCESCGLDLRHHDSGDGPAVILIFVIGALIVPAALITEAKLEPPYWLHLVLWPPIIIGAIVGLLRPLKAFFVAMQYRHRSTAAPDDSV; this is encoded by the coding sequence GTGAGCGGGGCGGGGCACATCGAAAACGCCCCGTCCAGTCTCCAGGCCGCATTGCGCTGCAGGTGTCCGCGATGCGGCCGGGGCCGTCTCTATGACGGCTTCCTGACCGTCCGCGAGCGCTGCGAATCCTGCGGCCTCGACCTAAGGCACCATGATTCCGGCGACGGGCCGGCGGTCATCCTGATCTTCGTGATCGGGGCGCTGATCGTACCGGCCGCGCTGATCACAGAGGCCAAGCTCGAGCCGCCCTACTGGCTGCACCTCGTCCTCTGGCCGCCTATCATCATCGGCGCGATCGTCGGATTGCTGCGGCCCCTCAAGGCCTTCTTCGTGGCAATGCAGTACCGGCACCGGTCCACGGCGGCCCCCGACGACTCGGTCTGA
- a CDS encoding response regulator, producing MENQPQILVVDDDREIRDLLARFLVRHGFRVETAADGKAMWAVLRDRRIDLVVLDLMMPGDDGLTLCRELRGKSDMPVIMLTAMGEDIDRIIGLEVGADDYVAKPFNPRELLARIRAVMRRAGAAPRAGEGEAPASVLSFAGWSLDTGGRTLTGPDGQPVELTSGEFDLLLALAERPQRVLSREQLLDLTRGRESSPFDRSIDVQVSRLRRKIEPDPARPELIKTVRSGGYMFTPSVER from the coding sequence ATGGAAAACCAGCCGCAGATCCTCGTCGTCGACGACGACCGCGAAATACGCGACCTGCTGGCGCGCTTCCTGGTGCGCCACGGCTTTCGCGTGGAGACCGCCGCCGACGGGAAAGCGATGTGGGCCGTCCTGCGCGACCGGCGCATCGACCTGGTTGTGCTCGATCTGATGATGCCGGGCGACGACGGCCTGACCCTTTGCCGCGAGCTGCGTGGCAAGTCCGACATGCCGGTGATCATGCTGACCGCCATGGGCGAGGACATCGACCGCATCATTGGACTGGAGGTCGGCGCCGACGATTATGTGGCGAAGCCGTTCAACCCGCGCGAACTGCTGGCGCGCATCCGCGCCGTCATGCGCCGCGCGGGTGCTGCGCCACGGGCGGGGGAGGGCGAGGCGCCGGCCTCCGTCCTGTCCTTCGCCGGCTGGTCCCTCGATACTGGCGGCCGCACCCTGACGGGACCGGACGGCCAGCCGGTGGAGCTGACCTCCGGCGAATTCGACCTGCTGCTGGCATTGGCCGAACGGCCGCAGCGCGTGCTCAGCCGCGAGCAGCTGCTCGACCTGACGCGCGGGCGCGAGTCCTCGCCATTCGACCGCAGCATCGACGTCCAGGTCAGCCGCCTGCGCCGTAAGATCGAGCCCGATCCGGCGCGCCCGGAACTGATCAAGACCGTGCGCAGCGGCGGCTATATGTTCACACCGTCCGTGGAGCGCTGA
- a CDS encoding OBAP family protein, which translates to MPRRQTISAAAVVLIAAGCTGAGESGPTARAPGAPESTKTSLLEAGATALQRDAPTDALDVYLVGFHPMKAEPAHQMEAHHFCRQVNEDFMQCALYDGNTADANLTGIEYIVSERLFEELPAEEKPYWHPHNGEILSGQLVAPGLPTAAEHELMRGKINSYGKTWHTWDTGRSAEAASLPLGEPKLAWSFSRFGEAREGLVEARDRRMGIDTEERRAARQDLVPLARPQSGVDALKGRFGGDTRPIPGVVAKDGG; encoded by the coding sequence ATGCCCAGGCGCCAGACGATTTCCGCCGCAGCCGTCGTCCTGATCGCAGCGGGCTGCACGGGGGCCGGCGAGAGCGGGCCGACGGCGCGGGCACCGGGGGCGCCGGAAAGCACCAAGACCAGCCTGCTCGAGGCGGGCGCCACAGCACTGCAGCGCGACGCGCCCACCGACGCACTCGACGTCTATCTGGTCGGCTTCCATCCCATGAAGGCGGAGCCTGCCCACCAGATGGAGGCGCACCATTTCTGCCGGCAGGTGAACGAAGACTTCATGCAGTGCGCGCTCTACGACGGCAACACCGCGGACGCGAACCTGACCGGCATCGAATACATTGTATCCGAGCGCCTGTTCGAGGAACTGCCGGCGGAAGAGAAGCCGTACTGGCACCCGCACAACGGCGAGATCCTGTCGGGGCAGCTGGTGGCGCCGGGCCTGCCCACCGCCGCCGAACACGAACTGATGCGCGGCAAGATCAACAGCTACGGCAAGACCTGGCACACCTGGGACACCGGCCGCAGCGCAGAAGCGGCATCGCTGCCGCTGGGCGAGCCGAAGCTCGCCTGGTCCTTCAGCCGCTTCGGCGAGGCACGCGAAGGTCTGGTGGAGGCACGCGACCGGCGCATGGGGATCGATACGGAGGAGCGGCGCGCCGCCCGCCAGGATCTCGTGCCCCTCGCCCGCCCGCAGTCGGGCGTGGACGCCCTGAAGGGCCGCTTCGGCGGCGACACCCGGCCGATACCGGGCGTGGTCGCGAAGGACGGTGGCTGA
- a CDS encoding ATP-binding protein produces MRLLPRTLAGRIGLTLIAGVVLILAVTAGLSLGGAFGDPPRRGPYQAQQRIANAALLVAGLPPELRASGARAVDRPWLHVRWVEGRPPADLEPGWLDGWIEERLRTVMAPIVPKRIGVSRGYYRPPEPSASPPDLGLDDPWGDGRPERGLDRRRSRPPPKTEGLQVRVELDEGYIDLFAVLEGDRSPNDGLVSLGLTLAALTLGLGLLALLIARWVTASLARFAAAADRLGGDAAAPPLPEEGPEEIRRAAQAFNRMQRRIRRFVEERLYAMAAASHDLRTPITRLKLRAEFVDDEEQRTKMLRDLDEMEAILSSTIAFVREEAGDEPRTRLDLAVLLAQVCENVRDGGHAVTLDVPGPLPMEGRAVALRRAFANLIGNAVTYGVSADVRAERRGSRLVVVIDDRGPGIPEAEHEKVFAPFYRLEASRSRATGGTGLGLTVAQTIVRAHGGEIALENRPEGGLRQIVTLAAPEGGFGTS; encoded by the coding sequence GTGCGCCTGCTGCCGCGGACGCTGGCCGGGCGCATTGGCCTGACGCTGATCGCCGGCGTCGTGCTGATCCTGGCGGTGACGGCCGGCCTCTCGCTGGGCGGCGCCTTCGGCGACCCGCCCCGGCGTGGCCCCTACCAGGCGCAGCAACGCATCGCCAACGCCGCCCTGCTGGTCGCCGGCCTGCCGCCCGAGCTGCGGGCGAGCGGCGCCCGCGCCGTCGACCGTCCCTGGCTGCACGTGCGCTGGGTCGAGGGGCGGCCGCCGGCAGACCTGGAACCGGGCTGGCTCGACGGCTGGATCGAGGAGCGGCTGCGCACCGTCATGGCGCCGATCGTGCCGAAGCGGATCGGCGTCTCGCGCGGCTACTACCGTCCGCCGGAACCCTCGGCGTCACCGCCCGATCTCGGCCTCGACGATCCCTGGGGCGACGGGCGGCCCGAGCGAGGCCTCGACCGGCGCCGCAGCCGCCCGCCGCCGAAGACGGAAGGGCTGCAGGTCCGGGTGGAACTCGACGAAGGCTATATCGACCTGTTCGCCGTGCTGGAGGGCGACCGGTCGCCGAACGACGGGCTGGTCAGCCTCGGCCTGACCCTGGCGGCGCTGACGCTGGGCCTGGGGCTGCTGGCGCTGCTGATCGCCCGCTGGGTCACCGCGTCTCTGGCGCGTTTCGCCGCGGCTGCCGACCGGCTCGGCGGCGACGCCGCGGCACCGCCGCTGCCCGAGGAGGGGCCGGAGGAGATCCGCCGCGCCGCCCAGGCCTTCAACCGCATGCAGCGGCGCATCCGCCGCTTCGTCGAGGAACGCCTCTACGCCATGGCGGCCGCCTCGCACGACCTGCGCACGCCGATCACGCGCCTGAAGCTGCGCGCCGAGTTCGTCGACGACGAGGAACAGCGCACCAAGATGCTGCGCGACCTGGACGAGATGGAGGCGATCCTGTCGTCGACCATCGCCTTCGTCCGCGAGGAGGCCGGCGACGAGCCGCGCACTCGCCTGGACCTCGCCGTGCTGCTCGCCCAGGTCTGCGAGAACGTGCGCGACGGCGGCCATGCGGTCACGCTCGACGTGCCCGGCCCGCTGCCGATGGAGGGCCGCGCCGTGGCACTGCGCCGCGCCTTCGCCAACCTGATCGGCAACGCTGTAACCTATGGCGTCAGCGCCGACGTGCGCGCAGAACGCCGCGGAAGCCGGCTCGTCGTCGTCATCGACGACCGCGGCCCCGGCATCCCGGAGGCCGAGCACGAGAAGGTCTTCGCACCCTTCTACCGCCTCGAAGCGTCGCGGAGCCGCGCCACCGGCGGCACCGGCCTGGGCCTCACCGTCGCCCAGACCATCGTCCGCGCCCACGGCGGCGAGATCGCTCTGGAGAACCGGCCGGAAGGTGGGCTGCGGCAGATCGTGACACTCGCCGCTCCCGAGGGCGGCTTCGGTACCTCTTAG
- a CDS encoding SURF1 family protein produces MRFRPGLFPTLFVLVSVPILLALGFWQLQRTQWKDDLIARIEAQLSAPPVTVASAAALPRDEFVRVRLEGRFQPDTLLWLGGRTDAGRAGWHVVAPFLLSDGGWVIVDRGWVPMAARDRRGNMPPAVAGPTEGAIEGVVRLPPEGNFFTPDNDPAGNAWYRIDPTAMAAAAGLPPGQGVADVYVAAAPIAGAAPPPAGSPIASGDRFDLPRNHFQYAMTWFGLAVTLLGVYLAYGLRRDPDPVPHDEREQP; encoded by the coding sequence ATGCGGTTTCGCCCGGGGCTGTTCCCCACGCTCTTCGTCCTGGTCTCCGTCCCGATCCTCCTGGCGCTCGGCTTCTGGCAGCTGCAGCGCACCCAGTGGAAGGACGACCTGATCGCACGGATCGAGGCGCAGCTGTCGGCGCCGCCGGTCACTGTGGCATCCGCCGCCGCCCTGCCGCGCGACGAGTTCGTCCGCGTCCGCCTCGAAGGCCGCTTCCAGCCCGATACCCTGCTCTGGCTCGGCGGCCGTACCGATGCCGGCCGCGCCGGCTGGCACGTGGTGGCGCCGTTCCTGCTGTCCGACGGCGGTTGGGTGATCGTCGACCGCGGCTGGGTGCCCATGGCGGCGCGCGACCGGAGAGGCAACATGCCGCCGGCCGTCGCGGGCCCGACCGAAGGGGCGATCGAGGGCGTCGTCCGCCTGCCGCCCGAGGGCAACTTCTTCACGCCGGACAACGATCCCGCCGGTAACGCCTGGTATCGAATCGACCCGACCGCGATGGCCGCCGCCGCCGGCCTGCCGCCGGGGCAGGGGGTGGCCGACGTCTATGTCGCGGCGGCGCCCATTGCCGGGGCGGCACCGCCGCCGGCAGGTTCGCCGATCGCCTCAGGCGACCGCTTCGACCTGCCGCGCAACCACTTCCAGTATGCGATGACTTGGTTCGGACTGGCCGTGACGCTGCTCGGGGTCTATCTGGCCTATGGTCTGCGGCGCGACCCCGACCCCGTGCCGCACGACGAACGGGAGCAGCCATGA